The following are encoded in a window of Impatiens glandulifera chromosome 5, dImpGla2.1, whole genome shotgun sequence genomic DNA:
- the LOC124937410 gene encoding uncharacterized protein LOC124937410: protein MSTTKTKDVNLIDWVFSWSISDICNKNLYKDQVREIPRTFSSTKEYLDSFKMPLIEETHADLFSKFAALAQAPLFKSFSIEPAKDFRPPNLLNYKIECPRMKETVNDDPLYEPEVGDLIALTEVKPKCIDDLNGRKIPYTIGIVEDVGLDEFQDKPVCCTIKSSKMIDLECFKEEHSSRMMMMKKNDKNNLYVVHLTNLVTNERIWTSLNSSSNVEMNMNIIKNVLNVDPNSDHCDSCCTVEENQSQPLTFARLLIGSYELDDSQKAAILECIARKECTHRNTVKLIWGPPGTGKTKTVASLLYVLLRMKCRTLTCAPTNIAVVGVTSRLMGLFRNRLKLDTYGLGDIVLFGNEERMKIEYHEELHDVFLDFRVSILVRCTYPVTGWLGSAKSFMNLLEDPKNAYTRYLNKEKNPEGNEKDSFEKVTANDDKLSKKTGSKVFLSAMKDIESKRRREMMMKKKKKKDKVMPSTSANENKEIKTFEDFFMSEYYSIRNSLIFCTKSIYTHFPTNLIPSSTAVKMIRLVELLNSIERTKPINADVDENMNSSEIECVEILKILEKELDLPKTASFSELKSLCLQNAQLIFCTASSSSKLQSERMTPFKLLVVDEAAQLKECESTIPLQLSGLRHAILIGDERQLPAMVQSRISEKAMFGRSLFERMVILGIQKHLLNIQYRMHPSISMFPNKQFYQGKILNGPNVIKREYEKQFLKGPMFGSYSFIDLPYGMEDKGHEMFSKMNMVEVVVAAEIIERVYKESVAARRKVSIGCISPYKAQVYALQKRLGKKYDNKHNFSVSVRSVDGFQGGEEDVIIISTVRSNLNGSIGFLSNCQRANVALTRARYGLWILGNAATLINSGTIWRNLVMDAKSRGCYYNASDDDNLSQAIYCSLIELDQLHLLLNSDSLLFKEAKWKVHFSDEFFQSMRRSRDDRVSKDVISLIERLSTGWREHQVGVGTSLELLELYKINNGPLSLVWSVDVVLDGSRFTQVLKIWDILHPAKIPQMVKKLEIVFGNYTVNVMNRCKSKIFDGELAVPSTWPADPSTSAASNCYMRGNSRGNLLMKKKPQSSKNRL, encoded by the exons ATGTCGACGACGAAGACGAAAGACGTAAACTTGATCGATTGGGTCTTCTCTTGGTCTATTTCAGACATATGTAATAAAAATCTTTACAAGGATCAG GTGAGAGAGATTCCTAGGACCTTTTCATCGACCAAAGAGTATTTGGATTCGTTCAAAATGCCTTTGATTGAGGAAACCCATGCTGATTTATTTTCAAAGTTCGCTGCTTTAGCTCAAGCTCCtctttttaaaagtttttcaaTAGAACCAGCCAAAGATTTCCGTCCTCCCAATCTCTTGAACTACAAAATCGAATGTCCTAGAATGAAGGAAACTGTTAACGATGACCCATTATATGAACCGGAAGTGGGTGATCTCATAGCTTTGACTGAAGTCAAGCCGAAATGTATTGATGATCTTAACGGACGCAAAATTCCATATACTATAGGTATAGTTGAAGATGTAGGTTTAGATGAATTTCAAGATAAACCTGTCTGTTGTACTATAAAATCGTCTAAAATGATCGATCTTGAATGTTTTAAAGAAGAACATTCAAgtaggatgatgatgatgaagaagaatgaTAAGAATAACCTTTATGTTGTTCATCTTACCAACTTGGTCACGAATGAACGTATATGGACATCATTGAATAGTAGCTCAAATGTGGAGATGAACATGAACATAATCAAAAATGTTCTTAACGTCGATCCTAATTCTGATCATTGTGATTCATGCTGCACTGTTGAAGAAAATCAGTCTCAACCTCTCACATTTGCTAGACTTCTAATAGGATCATATGAGTTAGATGATTCTCAAAAGGCTGCAATTTTGGAATGCATTGCTAGGAAGGAATGTACTCATAGAAACACTGTGAAACTTATATGGGGTCCTCCGGGGACAGGGAAAACAAAGACGGTTGCTTCTCTGTTGTATGTTTTACTTAGGATGAAATGCAGAACACTTACATGTGCACCCACAAACATTGCGGTTGTGGGAGTGACATCGCGTTTGATGGGTTTGTTTCGAAATAGGCTTAAATTGGATACCTATGGTTTAGGAGATATAGTTTTGTTTGGAAATGAAGAGCGAATGAAGATTGAATATCATGAGGAACTTCATGATGTTTTCTTGGACTTTCGTGTTTCGATACTTGTTCGTTGTACTTATCCCGTGACCGGGTGGTTAGGTAGTGCAAAATCCTTTATGAATCTACTTGAAGACCCTAAAAATGCTTATACAAGGTATTTGAATAAAGAAAAGAATCCGGAAGGCAATGAGAAAGACAGTTTTGAAAAAGTAACTGCTAATGATGATAAACTAAGCAAGAAAACAGGGAGTAAGGTTTTCTTGAGTGCCATGAAGGACATTGAGAGTAAGAGGAGACgagagatgatgatgaagaagaagaagaagaaagataaGGTGATGCCATCGACGAGCGCAAACGAAAACAAAGAGATCAAGACATTTGAAGATTTCTTTATGAGCGAGTACTATTCAATAAGAAATAGTCTCATATTTTGTactaaaagtatttatactcattTTCCAACAAACTTAATCCCATCATCAACCGCGGTAAAGATGATCAGGCTCGTGGAGTTGCTCAATTCCATTGAAAGAACTAAACCAATAAACGCAGATGTTGACGAAAACATGAATTCCTCGGAGATCGAGTGTGTCGAAATACTTAAAATCCTTGAAAAAGAACTCGATCTGCCAAAAACAGCATCATTTTCCGAGCTCAAGAGTCTCTGTTTACAAAATGCTCAATTAATATTCTGCACTGCTTCCAGCTCTTCAAAGTTACAATCAGAAAGGATGACCCCATTCAAGTTATTAGTAGTGGACGAAGCAGCTCAGCTTAAAGAATGCGAATCAACGATCCCATTACAACTCTCTGGTTTAAGGCATGCTATTCTCATCGGAGACGAAAGACAACTTCCAGCCATGGTCCAAAGCAGG ATTTCTGAGAAGGCTATGTTTGGGAGGAGTCTCTTTGAAAGAATGGTGATTTTAGGAATTCAAAAACACCTTCTAAACATTCAGTATAGAATGCATCCTTCTATTAGCATGTTTCCCAACAAGCAATTCTACCAAGGCAAGATCTTGAATGGCCCTAATGTCATAAAGAGAGAGTACGAGAAGCAGTTCCTTAAGGGACCTATGTTTGGCTCATACTCTTTCATAGACCTCCCTTATGGTATGGAAGACAAAGGTCATGAAATGTTTAGTAAGATGAACATGGTTGAGGTAGTTGTTGCTGCTGAGATTATAGAACGCGTCTATAAAG AATCGGTTGCTGCAAGACGGAAGGTAAGCATTGGCTGCATATCGCCTTACAAGGCTCAAGTTTATGCCCTGCAGAAAAGGCTGGGAAAGAAGTACGATAATAAACACAATTTCTCTGTGAGTGTTCGCTCTGTTGACGGTTTTCAAGGTGGTGAAGAGGATGTTATAATCATATCTACCGTTAGATCCAATTTGAATGGATCAATAGGCTTTCTTTCCAATTGCCAAAGGGCAAATGTAGCCTTAACCCGAGCCAGGTATGGTCTGTGGATATTGGGTAATGCTGCAACCTTGATCAACAGTGGCACTATTTGGAGGAATTTGGTTATGGATGCGAAGAGTAGGGGTTGCTACTACAATGCATCAGATGATGACAATCTGTCTCAAGCTATTTATTGTTCACTTATTGAACTTGATCAACTGCATTTGCTATTAAATTCTGATTCTCTACTTTTCAAGGAAGCAAAATGGAAG GTTCACTTCAGTGATGAATTCTTCCAGAGCATGAGAAGATCTAGAGATGATAGAGTTTCTAAAGATGTTATTTCTCTTATAGAAAGACTCTCAACAGGTTGGCGCGAGCATCAGGTTGGCGTAGGAACTTCATTGGAGCTTTTGGAGCTGTACAAGATTAATAATGGACCCTTAAGTCTTGTCTGGTCAGTGGATGTTGTTCTTGACGGATCGAGGTTTACTCAGGTTCTAAAGATTTGGGATATCTTGCATCCGGCCAAAATCCCACAAATGGTTAAGAAACTTGAAATAGTATTTGGGAATTACACGGTTAATGTGATGAATCGCTGCAAATCAAAGATATTTGATGG GGAGTTAGCTGTTCCTTCAACATGGCCAGCAGATCCATCTACATCAGCAGCAAGTAACTGTTATATGAGAGGAAATAGTAGAGGTAATCTTCTAATGAAGAAAAAGCCACAATCAAGTAAAAACAGACTATGA